Proteins encoded in a region of the Chitinophagales bacterium genome:
- a CDS encoding Rieske 2Fe-2S domain-containing protein, with protein sequence MSENDLKWEKLHLPELMSPAEIENGQLVQAECESKKYCLSKVNDNWYAIRDTCPHASASLSKGFMVKGQVVVCPLHRAKFDICSGKNISGEGYGMRSYPVKQEDDQLYLGLTDKNWYEFWK encoded by the coding sequence ATGAGTGAAAATGATTTGAAATGGGAAAAACTCCATTTGCCGGAACTGATGTCGCCCGCAGAAATAGAAAACGGACAACTGGTTCAGGCAGAATGTGAAAGTAAGAAATATTGCCTGAGCAAGGTCAATGACAATTGGTATGCCATTCGCGATACCTGTCCACATGCAAGTGCCTCTCTCAGCAAGGGTTTTATGGTAAAAGGTCAGGTAGTGGTTTGTCCTTTGCACCGCGCTAAATTTGATATTTGCAGCGGTAAAAATATCAGTGGCGAAGGTTATGGCATGCGTTCATATCCTGTGAAGCAGGAAGACGATCAGCTTTACCTTGGCCTCACTGATAAAAATTGGTACGAATTCTGGAAATGA
- a CDS encoding bifunctional UDP-N-acetylmuramoyl-tripeptide:D-alanyl-D-alanine ligase/alanine racemase translates to MSQKNYTLQEIARTVEATFLCCADENESISHILLDSRQVHTGSGTLFFAIEGIQHDGHDFIPTLIESGIRNFVVSKNLKINKNLGSVLNVLKVDDSIKALQKLAAFHRSQFTFPLIGITGSNGKTIVKEWLFQLLDKRYNIVRSPKSYNSQIGVPLSVWQIKAEHSLGIIEAGISKPGEMERLEKVIRPDIGILTNIGYAHAEGFQNSKQKLREKLHLFANSEVLICPADDPLIQDVVEEFKQERKKSLKKPLLIFNWGKSAKASVKIEQIKTENTRTAIALKHNGNNYQFNIPFSDKASIENAISCATCGIYLQAADEVFLKSFEQLSTVAMRLELKDAVNQCSLINDSYNSDLGSLKIALDFLKQQQQHSKRTLILSDILQSGMSDKTLLNEVVRLVKDSDLQKFIGIGPVLYKNRDLFKELKAAQFFYKDTEAFLNAIQQLSFYDESILLKGARNFHFEKISRLLERKFHETVFEINLNAVSHNLAAVRNHLGDKTKIMAMVKAFSYGSGAFEIASMLQFQHVDYLSVAFVDEGIALRNAGITLPVMVMNPEENSFESLLHYKLEPEIYSFRLLRKFSALLDEKLPAQKLPIHIKIDTGMHRLGFLPHEIDVLAREIKNQKSWKVASVFSHLSSSEDPKDDAFTEQQIEKFKNAAGQLESLLGYSTLKHLLNSAGTLRFPQGKFDMVRVGLVLYGIDITGVLANQLEPVGQLKTSISQIKTLEKGASIGYNRKARADKKLRVATIAIGYADGYRRAFGNKKAYVLVRDKKAAVIGNVCMDMCMIDVTNIPEASEGDEVLLFGKSLPVEHLAKWAETIPYEILTGIGERVKRVYFKE, encoded by the coding sequence ATGAGTCAAAAGAACTATACCCTTCAGGAAATTGCCCGTACTGTTGAAGCAACTTTCTTATGCTGCGCTGATGAGAATGAAAGCATTTCCCATATTTTGTTGGACAGTAGGCAGGTGCATACAGGCAGTGGGACTTTGTTTTTTGCCATTGAAGGAATTCAGCATGACGGCCACGATTTTATTCCCACATTGATTGAAAGTGGCATTCGCAATTTCGTGGTTTCTAAAAATCTGAAAATCAATAAAAATCTTGGCTCAGTACTCAATGTCCTAAAGGTAGATGATAGTATAAAAGCTCTCCAAAAACTTGCTGCTTTTCATCGCAGTCAATTTACATTTCCGCTAATCGGCATTACGGGCTCCAATGGAAAAACCATTGTGAAAGAGTGGCTTTTTCAATTGCTCGACAAGCGCTATAATATTGTCAGAAGTCCGAAAAGCTACAATTCGCAAATAGGGGTTCCGCTATCTGTATGGCAAATAAAAGCCGAACACAGCCTGGGGATTATTGAAGCAGGTATTTCAAAGCCCGGGGAAATGGAGCGGCTCGAAAAAGTGATTCGTCCCGATATCGGGATATTGACCAATATTGGCTATGCCCATGCCGAAGGGTTTCAAAATTCTAAACAAAAACTTAGGGAAAAACTCCACTTGTTTGCAAATTCAGAAGTTTTGATTTGTCCTGCTGATGATCCCTTGATTCAGGATGTTGTTGAGGAATTCAAACAGGAACGGAAAAAGTCCTTGAAAAAACCACTGTTAATTTTCAACTGGGGAAAATCCGCAAAGGCAAGCGTTAAAATTGAGCAGATAAAAACAGAAAATACCCGAACAGCAATTGCACTGAAACACAATGGGAATAACTATCAATTCAATATTCCCTTTAGCGATAAAGCATCTATAGAAAATGCCATTAGCTGTGCTACTTGTGGCATTTATTTGCAAGCAGCAGATGAGGTTTTTCTCAAATCATTTGAACAATTGAGCACTGTGGCCATGCGCCTGGAGCTAAAAGATGCGGTGAACCAATGTTCGTTGATCAATGACAGTTACAACTCTGATTTGGGCTCATTAAAAATCGCCCTGGATTTTTTAAAACAACAACAGCAACACAGCAAAAGAACACTCATTCTTTCAGATATTTTGCAAAGTGGGATGTCTGACAAAACACTGCTCAATGAAGTAGTGCGTTTGGTGAAAGACAGCGATTTGCAAAAGTTTATAGGAATTGGCCCGGTGCTTTATAAAAACCGCGATTTGTTTAAAGAGTTAAAAGCAGCGCAGTTTTTTTACAAAGACACTGAAGCTTTTTTAAATGCCATTCAGCAGCTCAGTTTTTACGATGAAAGTATTTTGTTGAAAGGGGCGCGCAATTTTCATTTTGAAAAGATCAGCCGTCTGCTGGAACGGAAATTTCACGAAACTGTATTTGAGATCAACCTGAATGCGGTGAGCCATAACCTGGCGGCCGTACGCAATCACCTGGGCGATAAAACTAAAATCATGGCTATGGTGAAAGCATTTTCCTATGGCAGCGGTGCTTTCGAAATTGCCAGTATGCTGCAATTCCAGCATGTGGATTATTTGTCGGTAGCTTTTGTAGATGAAGGTATTGCACTGCGAAATGCGGGAATAACACTACCTGTGATGGTAATGAATCCTGAAGAAAACAGTTTTGAAAGTTTATTGCACTATAAGCTGGAACCCGAGATTTATAGCTTCAGGCTTTTAAGAAAGTTTTCTGCATTACTGGATGAAAAACTGCCTGCACAAAAACTGCCCATTCATATAAAGATAGACACCGGGATGCACCGGCTTGGATTTTTGCCGCATGAAATCGATGTGCTTGCCCGGGAAATTAAAAATCAAAAAAGCTGGAAGGTGGCCAGTGTTTTTTCACATCTCAGCTCCAGTGAAGATCCAAAAGACGATGCCTTTACTGAACAGCAAATAGAAAAATTCAAAAATGCTGCTGGTCAATTAGAATCCCTTTTGGGGTATTCCACACTGAAACATTTGCTCAATTCTGCCGGAACTCTGCGTTTTCCCCAGGGGAAATTTGATATGGTTAGAGTGGGTTTGGTGCTTTATGGGATTGATATTACAGGAGTTTTGGCCAATCAACTGGAACCGGTGGGGCAACTCAAAACAAGTATTTCGCAGATAAAAACACTGGAAAAAGGGGCGAGCATTGGGTACAACAGAAAAGCCAGGGCGGATAAAAAACTCCGCGTAGCCACTATTGCAATTGGCTATGCCGATGGTTACAGGCGCGCTTTTGGAAACAAAAAAGCCTATGTGCTTGTCAGGGATAAAAAGGCAGCAGTAATCGGAAATGTGTGCATGGATATGTGTATGATAGACGTGACAAATATACCGGAAGCAAGTGAAGGCGATGAGGTCTTGCTTTTTGGTAAGTCACTTCCGGTAGAACATCTGGCCAAATGGGCAGAAACTATACCCTATGAAATTTTAACGGGTATTGGCGAAAGGGTAAAAAGGGTTTATTTTAAGGAGTAG
- a CDS encoding group 1 truncated hemoglobin: MTNAQETIKEKTTLFERLGGHSGVSEIVKDAVEAHMNNPVIKVRFLPYKEDPENLKKIKEHLVQFFSAGSGAQVEYHGKEMPDAHRGMNINAEEYMAAIDDIMSVLEKHNIDENSRNEVLAILWSLKGMIMAK, encoded by the coding sequence ATGACAAATGCACAAGAAACAATCAAAGAAAAAACAACACTTTTTGAGCGCCTTGGAGGTCATAGTGGAGTTTCCGAAATTGTAAAAGATGCAGTAGAAGCGCACATGAACAACCCAGTGATAAAAGTGCGGTTTCTGCCCTACAAAGAAGATCCTGAAAACCTAAAAAAGATCAAAGAACACCTGGTTCAATTTTTCAGCGCAGGAAGCGGTGCCCAGGTTGAATACCACGGAAAGGAGATGCCAGATGCGCACAGGGGCATGAACATCAATGCTGAAGAGTATATGGCTGCCATTGATGATATAATGTCGGTTTTGGAAAAGCACAATATTGATGAAAATTCCAGGAATGAGGTATTGGCAATTCTTTGGTCATTGAAGGGAATGATAATGGCTAAATAG
- a CDS encoding nickel-binding protein has product MPLYMDRHDVSASVTAENVAELHQQDLKIQHKFNCRGLTYWFDGDRNTAFCLIEAPDKESIQKMHNRAHGEVPNEIIEVDPQLVESFLGRMEDPVSSENNALNIINEPAFRTIMQGNLRILSLEKQTPKALASFFNKYINAVAKLFKRFEAGTVKQGEQSFLLSFKSVSNAVNFAKEAQALFSEFSRGEHISDIGLILGMCTGSPVTEKKTLFESSIKLVNYLCTIEKSEIISTTEVKNLYERENINASFDNKTILVLNPSEEALLIELMDFIEKNWTNPDLKVEDFNKNLGMSKSNTYRKLTELTGKSPNEFLREYRLNHALTSINTKKNTISEIAYNTGFNSPSYFSKCFQKRFGLLPSHYQSALTSATV; this is encoded by the coding sequence ATGCCACTATATATGGACCGCCACGATGTATCAGCTTCTGTAACTGCTGAAAATGTTGCCGAATTGCATCAACAGGATTTGAAAATTCAGCACAAATTCAATTGCCGGGGGTTGACTTATTGGTTTGATGGAGATAGAAATACTGCTTTTTGCTTGATTGAAGCACCTGATAAAGAAAGCATTCAAAAAATGCACAATCGAGCTCACGGAGAAGTGCCCAATGAAATCATTGAAGTGGATCCACAATTAGTGGAATCATTTCTGGGAAGAATGGAAGATCCCGTAAGTTCTGAAAACAACGCATTAAATATCATCAATGAACCAGCCTTCAGAACAATAATGCAGGGCAATTTGCGAATACTTTCATTGGAAAAACAGACGCCAAAAGCATTGGCATCTTTTTTCAACAAGTACATAAATGCTGTTGCCAAATTGTTCAAGCGCTTTGAAGCCGGCACTGTAAAACAAGGTGAACAAAGTTTTCTGCTCTCATTTAAATCCGTAAGCAATGCTGTGAACTTCGCCAAAGAAGCACAGGCACTATTCAGTGAATTTTCCAGGGGAGAGCATATTTCAGACATTGGCTTAATATTGGGCATGTGCACAGGTTCACCGGTAACAGAGAAAAAAACACTTTTTGAAAGCAGTATAAAACTGGTAAATTATCTGTGTACCATTGAAAAATCAGAAATTATAAGTACAACGGAAGTCAAAAATCTGTATGAGCGGGAAAACATAAATGCTTCATTTGACAACAAAACAATACTTGTCTTAAATCCCTCTGAAGAGGCATTGCTCATAGAATTGATGGATTTCATTGAAAAAAATTGGACAAACCCGGATTTAAAAGTTGAAGATTTTAATAAAAACCTGGGCATGAGCAAATCAAATACCTATCGGAAATTAACGGAACTCACAGGCAAATCCCCCAATGAATTTTTAAGAGAATATCGCTTAAACCATGCTTTGACATCAATAAACACAAAGAAAAATACTATTTCTGAAATCGCTTATAATACCGGTTTTAACAGTCCTTCTTATTTTTCCAAATGTTTTCAGAAACGATTTGGCCTTCTCCCCTCCCACTATCAATCCGCACTGACAAGTGCAACAGTATAA
- a CDS encoding PA0069 family radical SAM protein: MNKDNYIKGRGAQFNPHNRFEQLELCREHEEGIDLDPEYDTYATQVYVEHPKKIVNKVPSKDISLDYSMNPYQGCEHGCIYCYARNTHEYWGFSAGKDFESKIIVKENAVELLRKFLSRKKHIPKPIMLSGNTDCYQPLEKKYKLTRGLLQCLDEFRHPVGIITKNALVRRDIDVLQSLAKDDLVKVNISLTTLSNELHNKLEPRTASPTLRLKTIKELSNAGIPVGIMCAPVIPGLNDNEIPKILEAAAANGAESAGYTMLRLNGAVAGLFSDWIKKNYPNKADKVLNATAAAHGGKVSDSRTGKRMRGEGQLAEMIRHLFYTQSQKYFAGKNSRVLNTSVFKVPSKNGQLSLFD, translated from the coding sequence TTGAACAAAGACAACTACATAAAAGGCCGTGGGGCACAATTCAATCCGCACAACCGATTTGAGCAATTGGAGCTGTGCAGGGAGCATGAAGAAGGTATAGACCTCGACCCTGAATATGATACCTATGCTACCCAGGTTTATGTAGAGCATCCCAAAAAAATAGTAAACAAAGTCCCGTCAAAGGATATCTCCCTGGATTATTCCATGAATCCCTACCAGGGCTGTGAACACGGTTGCATTTATTGTTATGCAAGAAACACCCATGAATACTGGGGCTTTAGCGCAGGAAAGGATTTTGAATCAAAAATAATTGTAAAGGAAAATGCGGTTGAACTGTTGAGAAAATTCCTGTCCAGAAAAAAACACATCCCCAAACCCATTATGCTTTCAGGAAATACGGATTGCTACCAGCCCTTAGAGAAAAAGTACAAACTTACCCGCGGCTTGCTCCAATGCCTGGATGAATTCAGGCATCCGGTTGGCATCATTACCAAAAATGCTTTGGTGCGCAGGGATATTGATGTGCTACAATCACTGGCAAAAGACGATCTTGTAAAAGTGAATATATCACTGACCACATTGAGCAATGAACTGCACAACAAGCTTGAACCCAGAACAGCATCGCCTACATTGCGCTTGAAAACCATAAAAGAACTGAGCAATGCAGGAATTCCGGTAGGAATTATGTGTGCCCCGGTTATTCCCGGCCTGAATGACAACGAAATACCAAAAATCCTGGAAGCTGCTGCTGCCAATGGAGCTGAAAGCGCAGGATACACCATGCTCCGCTTGAATGGTGCTGTTGCCGGGCTGTTCAGCGACTGGATCAAAAAGAACTATCCCAACAAAGCAGATAAAGTATTAAACGCTACTGCAGCAGCACATGGAGGGAAAGTAAGTGACAGTAGAACAGGTAAAAGAATGCGTGGAGAAGGTCAACTGGCTGAAATGATCCGGCATTTGTTTTATACTCAAAGTCAGAAGTATTTTGCCGGAAAAAATAGCCGTGTACTGAACACCTCAGTTTTTAAAGTGCCTTCAAAAAACGGCCAGTTGAGCTTGTTTGATTGA